From a single Streptomyces liliifuscus genomic region:
- a CDS encoding elongation factor G, which translates to MHTLNLGILAHVDAGKTSLTERLLHTVGIIDEIGSVDDGSTQTDSLALERQRGITIKSAVVSFEIDDVTVNLIDTPGHPDFIAEVERVLSVLDGAVLVVSAVEGVQAQTRVLMRTLRRLRVPTLVFVNKIDRRGARDEAVLRAVTERLTPAVVPMGRTVGQGTPEARFAPGLTPDVLDVLTDHDDLLLTAYVEGGVPDGLLRAALADQTRQALVHPVFFGSAMTGAGVHELIAGIRDLLPAGESDTEGQVSGTVFKVERGRAGERVAYARMFSGALRTRDRVSFGGGREGKVTAVRVFERGSAARDGLLSAGRIGKLWGLDGIRIGDSIGVPRPSYEHFFAPPTLETVVVPNRPADKGALHTALTQLAEQDPLINLRLDDTRREISVSLYGEVQKEVVQATLADEFGLDVGFRETTTICVERPVGSGAAVEFNGKEPNPFLATVGLRVDPAPIGSGVEFRLEVELGAMPYAFFKAVEDTVKETLDQGIHGWRVTDCTVTMTHSGYSPRQSHAHQGFDKSMSSTGADFRGLTPLVLMEALREAGSQVYEPMHGFRLEAPVDTLGALLPVLAGLRAVPRTTETRGTSCVLEGAIPAAQVHGLEQQLPGLTSGEGELEAAFDHYAPVARGTVRERPRTDHNPLNRKEYLLNVTRRIGG; encoded by the coding sequence GTGCACACGCTGAACCTGGGAATTCTGGCGCACGTAGACGCCGGTAAGACAAGCCTGACCGAGCGGCTGCTGCACACCGTCGGGATCATCGACGAGATCGGCAGCGTCGACGACGGCAGCACCCAGACCGACTCCCTCGCGCTGGAACGACAGCGCGGGATCACCATCAAGTCGGCCGTCGTCTCGTTCGAGATCGACGACGTCACGGTCAATCTGATCGACACACCCGGCCACCCGGACTTCATCGCCGAGGTGGAGCGGGTGCTGAGCGTGCTCGACGGCGCGGTGCTCGTGGTCTCGGCCGTGGAGGGCGTCCAGGCGCAGACGCGTGTCCTGATGCGGACGCTGCGACGGCTGCGCGTTCCCACGCTCGTCTTCGTCAACAAGATCGACCGCCGGGGCGCACGGGACGAGGCCGTGCTCCGGGCCGTCACCGAGCGCCTCACCCCGGCCGTGGTCCCGATGGGCCGGACCGTCGGACAGGGCACGCCCGAGGCGCGTTTCGCCCCGGGGCTCACCCCGGACGTGCTCGACGTACTGACCGACCACGACGACCTGCTGCTCACCGCCTACGTCGAGGGCGGCGTGCCGGACGGTCTGCTCCGAGCGGCACTCGCGGACCAGACCCGACAGGCCCTCGTGCACCCGGTGTTCTTCGGCTCCGCCATGACGGGCGCGGGTGTGCACGAGCTGATCGCCGGCATCAGGGACCTGCTCCCCGCCGGTGAGAGCGACACCGAAGGACAGGTCTCCGGCACGGTCTTCAAGGTCGAGCGGGGCCGGGCGGGGGAGCGGGTCGCCTACGCGCGGATGTTCTCCGGCGCCCTCCGCACCCGGGACCGGGTGAGCTTCGGAGGCGGCAGGGAAGGCAAGGTCACCGCGGTCCGTGTCTTCGAACGCGGCTCGGCCGCCCGGGACGGCCTCCTGTCCGCAGGCCGGATCGGCAAGCTGTGGGGCCTCGACGGCATCAGGATCGGCGACAGCATCGGCGTCCCGCGTCCGTCGTACGAGCACTTCTTCGCTCCGCCGACCCTCGAAACGGTCGTCGTGCCGAACCGGCCCGCCGACAAGGGCGCCCTGCACACCGCACTCACCCAGCTCGCCGAGCAGGACCCCTTGATCAACCTGCGTCTGGACGACACACGGCGGGAGATCTCCGTGTCCCTCTACGGCGAGGTGCAGAAGGAGGTCGTCCAGGCGACCCTGGCCGACGAGTTCGGCCTCGACGTCGGCTTCCGCGAGACGACGACGATCTGTGTCGAGCGGCCCGTCGGCAGCGGCGCGGCGGTCGAGTTCAACGGCAAGGAACCCAACCCGTTCCTCGCCACGGTCGGACTGCGCGTCGATCCGGCGCCGATCGGCTCAGGAGTGGAGTTCCGTCTGGAGGTCGAGCTCGGGGCGATGCCGTACGCCTTCTTCAAGGCCGTCGAGGACACCGTGAAGGAGACCCTGGACCAGGGAATCCACGGCTGGCGGGTCACCGACTGCACGGTCACCATGACGCACTCCGGCTACTCGCCCCGGCAGAGCCATGCGCACCAGGGCTTCGACAAGAGCATGTCGAGCACGGGAGCGGACTTCCGCGGCCTCACCCCGCTCGTGCTGATGGAGGCACTGCGAGAGGCCGGCAGTCAGGTGTACGAGCCGATGCACGGATTCCGCCTGGAGGCGCCGGTGGACACGCTGGGCGCCCTGCTCCCGGTCCTCGCCGGGCTGCGGGCGGTACCCAGGACGACGGAGACGCGGGGCACGTCCTGTGTGCTGGAGGGGGCGATCCCCGCGGCCCAGGTGCACGGCCTCGAACAACAGCTACCGGGTCTGACCAGCGGAGAGGGCGAGCTGGAGGCCGCGTTCGACCACTACGCGCCGGTCGCGCGCGGCACGGTCCGGGAGCGGCCGCGTACCGATCACAACCCGCTCAACCGCAAGGAGTACCTGCTGAACGTGACGCGGCGAATCGGCGGGTGA
- a CDS encoding (2Fe-2S)-binding protein, translated as MTRISVKVDGTTYEDEVEPRLLLIHYLRDRLGLTGTPIGCDTSNCGACTVDLDGETVKSCSVLTVQADGSEVTTVQGLATNGEWHPLQKAFHECHALQCGYCTPGMIMAARDLLRENPQPSADDVRHALEGNLCRCTGYQNIVHAVLAASGAPEADVASAASGQEART; from the coding sequence ATGACCCGTATCTCGGTGAAGGTGGACGGCACGACGTACGAGGACGAGGTGGAACCCCGTCTTCTGCTGATCCACTATCTGCGTGACCGGCTGGGTCTGACCGGCACCCCGATTGGCTGCGACACCTCCAATTGCGGGGCCTGCACGGTCGACCTGGACGGCGAGACCGTCAAGAGCTGCTCGGTGCTCACGGTCCAGGCCGACGGGAGCGAAGTGACCACCGTCCAGGGGCTCGCCACCAACGGGGAGTGGCATCCCCTGCAGAAGGCGTTCCACGAGTGCCACGCCCTGCAGTGCGGGTACTGCACACCAGGGATGATCATGGCCGCGCGTGATCTGCTCCGCGAGAATCCGCAGCCGAGCGCGGACGACGTACGGCACGCGCTGGAAGGCAATCTCTGCCGGTGCACGGGCTATCAGAACATCGTGCACGCGGTGCTCGCCGCTTCCGGGGCCCCCGAGGCGGACGTGGCTTCCGCGGCTTCCGGCCAGGAGGCGAGGACATGA
- a CDS encoding xanthine dehydrogenase family protein molybdopterin-binding subunit: MSEQITEREVGRSRARKEDARLVTGQTNWTDNISVNGLLHLAILRSPMAHARIDRVDVTPALERPGVIAAFTGRDLAEGTASLPCAWPVTEDIVLPDHPSVAVDEVRYAGDPVAVVVARDRYAAADALEAIEVDYEPLPPVLDLEAALADDAPLVHSDKGTNRCFVWPLATGENYEAVKQRADVVVRRRYLQQRLIPNAMEPRAVVVTPLAASGEYTVYSATQVPHVLRVMLSMVTGVPEHKLRVVAPDVGGGFGSKLQVYGEEVIALDIARRLGRPVKWTESRSEGFLATHHGRGQVQDIEIAATREGKLLGLKVDLLADMGAYLMLVTPGIPILGAFMYPAIYKMDAYDFTCTGVFTTRTPTDAYRGAGRPEATYAIERIMDELAVELGLDPVELRRRNWIRHDEFPYTSVSGLTYDSGNYEAATDKALTLFGYDELRAEQAKRNESGDSVRLGIGVSTYTEMCGLAPSRVLRDLRYAAGGWEAASIRMLPTGKVEVVTGTSPHGQGHETCWSQIAADVLGVPFEDVEVVHGDTRSAPQGMDTYGSRSLVVGGSAVHHAAQKVVDKARKVAAHLLEASEQDLEFTDGAFSVKGSPEARKTIQEVAFETFSSHDLPDGMEPTINAEHLVDPDNFSYPHGTHLCAVEVDTETGRTSIRSYVCVDDVGRVINPVIVEGQVHGGLAQGIAQALYEEAVYDDEGNLVSGTMADYLVPSAVDLPEFTTGRTETPATSNPLGVKGVGEAGTIASTPAVVNAIVDALRPLGVQDIAMPCSPGRVWETLQAAQSTQSAQSARPGEEAGSS; the protein is encoded by the coding sequence ATGAGCGAGCAGATCACCGAGCGCGAGGTCGGCCGGTCCCGTGCCCGCAAGGAGGACGCCCGGCTGGTCACCGGTCAGACGAACTGGACCGACAACATCAGCGTCAACGGGCTGCTGCATCTGGCCATCCTGCGCAGCCCGATGGCGCACGCCCGCATCGACCGTGTCGACGTGACGCCCGCGCTCGAACGGCCCGGTGTCATCGCCGCGTTCACCGGCCGCGACCTCGCGGAGGGCACGGCCTCGCTGCCGTGCGCGTGGCCGGTGACCGAGGACATCGTGCTGCCGGACCATCCGTCCGTCGCGGTCGACGAGGTGCGGTACGCCGGCGACCCGGTGGCGGTCGTCGTGGCCCGCGACCGGTACGCGGCCGCCGACGCGCTCGAAGCGATCGAGGTCGACTACGAGCCACTGCCCCCGGTGCTCGACCTGGAGGCCGCCCTCGCCGACGACGCGCCACTGGTCCACTCGGACAAGGGAACCAACCGCTGCTTCGTCTGGCCACTGGCCACCGGCGAGAACTACGAAGCGGTCAAACAGCGCGCCGACGTGGTCGTGCGCCGCCGCTATCTCCAGCAGCGGCTCATCCCCAACGCCATGGAACCCCGCGCGGTGGTCGTCACCCCGCTCGCCGCCTCCGGCGAGTACACCGTGTACTCGGCGACCCAGGTCCCGCACGTCCTGCGGGTGATGCTCTCCATGGTCACCGGCGTCCCCGAGCACAAACTGCGCGTGGTCGCCCCCGACGTCGGCGGCGGCTTCGGCTCCAAGCTCCAGGTGTACGGCGAGGAGGTCATCGCCCTCGACATCGCGCGGCGCCTCGGCCGACCGGTCAAGTGGACCGAGTCCCGCTCCGAGGGCTTCCTCGCCACCCACCACGGACGCGGCCAGGTCCAGGACATCGAGATCGCCGCGACCCGCGAGGGCAAACTGCTCGGTCTCAAGGTCGACCTGCTCGCCGACATGGGCGCCTATCTGATGCTCGTCACACCGGGCATCCCGATCCTGGGCGCCTTCATGTATCCGGCGATCTACAAGATGGACGCGTACGACTTCACGTGCACGGGTGTCTTCACGACGCGCACGCCCACGGACGCGTACCGGGGTGCCGGGCGCCCGGAGGCGACGTACGCCATCGAGCGGATCATGGACGAGCTGGCCGTCGAACTCGGCCTGGATCCGGTGGAGTTGCGGCGCCGGAACTGGATCCGGCACGACGAGTTCCCGTACACGTCGGTCTCCGGGCTGACCTACGACAGCGGCAACTACGAGGCCGCCACCGACAAGGCGCTCACCCTCTTCGGCTACGACGAGCTGCGCGCCGAACAGGCCAAGCGGAACGAGAGCGGCGACTCCGTGCGGCTCGGGATCGGGGTGTCCACGTACACCGAGATGTGCGGGCTCGCGCCGAGCCGGGTGCTGCGGGATCTGCGGTACGCGGCCGGCGGCTGGGAGGCGGCGAGCATCCGTATGCTGCCCACCGGCAAGGTCGAGGTGGTCACCGGGACCAGCCCGCACGGACAGGGGCACGAGACCTGCTGGAGCCAGATCGCCGCCGATGTGCTCGGGGTGCCCTTCGAGGACGTCGAGGTCGTGCACGGCGACACCAGGTCTGCGCCGCAGGGCATGGACACGTACGGGTCGCGCTCGCTCGTCGTCGGAGGCTCGGCCGTCCATCACGCCGCCCAGAAGGTGGTCGACAAGGCTCGGAAGGTGGCCGCGCATCTGTTGGAGGCCAGCGAGCAGGACCTGGAGTTCACGGACGGCGCGTTCTCCGTGAAGGGGTCGCCCGAGGCGCGGAAGACGATCCAGGAGGTCGCCTTCGAGACGTTCTCCTCGCACGATCTGCCCGACGGCATGGAACCGACCATCAACGCCGAGCACCTGGTCGACCCGGACAACTTCTCCTACCCGCACGGCACACACCTGTGCGCGGTCGAGGTCGACACGGAGACCGGGCGGACGTCGATCCGTTCGTACGTCTGCGTCGACGACGTCGGCCGGGTCATCAACCCGGTGATCGTCGAGGGACAGGTGCACGGCGGGCTCGCCCAGGGCATCGCGCAGGCGCTGTACGAGGAGGCGGTGTACGACGACGAGGGCAACCTGGTCTCGGGCACGATGGCCGACTATCTGGTGCCCTCCGCGGTGGATCTGCCCGAGTTCACGACCGGTCGCACGGAGACGCCCGCCACCTCGAATCCCTTGGGGGTGAAGGGAGTCGGCGAGGCCGGGACGATCGCCTCGACGCCCGCCGTCGTCAACGCGATCGTGGACGCGCTCCGGCCGCTGGGCGTCCAGGACATCGCGATGCCGTGTTCACCGGGGCGGGTCTGGGAGACCCTTCAGGCCGCGCAATCCACGCAATCCGCTCAGTCCGCTCGGCCGGGAGAGGAGGCCGGGTCGTCATGA
- a CDS encoding FAD binding domain-containing protein, which translates to MIPPAFDYVRPESVDEAVRTLGNAGEDAKVLAGGQSLLPLLRLRLAFPELVVDVGRIPGLRGVREDGGTLVIGALTTHHDVLADPLVRRHAGLLAAATATVADPAIRHRGTLGGSLAHADPAGDLPAVALTLNAELVAAGPGGQRTIPAREFFLDYLQTSLRPDELLMEVRVPKTDEADGWGFHYEKFSRVAQAWAVVGVAALVRRDNGHIAEARIGLGNMGSTPLRASATEAALAGVGPDGVAEAARSAAEGTRPTGDPSASPAYRAHLARVLTRRSVLAAAGMG; encoded by the coding sequence ATGATTCCTCCGGCATTCGACTACGTCAGGCCCGAGAGCGTCGACGAGGCCGTACGGACGCTCGGCAACGCGGGCGAGGACGCGAAGGTACTGGCGGGCGGGCAGAGCCTGCTGCCGCTGCTGCGGTTGCGGCTCGCCTTCCCCGAACTGGTCGTGGACGTCGGCCGGATACCCGGGCTGCGCGGGGTGCGCGAGGACGGCGGCACGCTCGTCATCGGCGCGCTGACCACGCACCACGACGTCCTCGCGGATCCGCTGGTACGCCGTCACGCGGGCCTTCTCGCGGCGGCCACGGCGACGGTCGCCGACCCCGCGATACGCCATCGGGGCACCCTCGGCGGCTCGCTCGCCCATGCCGATCCCGCCGGTGATCTGCCGGCGGTGGCTCTCACGCTGAACGCGGAACTGGTCGCGGCGGGGCCCGGCGGCCAACGGACCATCCCGGCAAGGGAGTTCTTCCTCGACTACCTCCAGACCTCGTTGCGGCCGGACGAGTTGCTGATGGAGGTTCGGGTCCCGAAGACCGACGAGGCCGACGGCTGGGGCTTCCACTATGAGAAGTTCAGCCGGGTGGCACAGGCCTGGGCCGTGGTCGGCGTCGCGGCGCTGGTGCGTCGCGACAACGGGCACATCGCCGAGGCGCGGATCGGCCTCGGCAACATGGGGTCCACTCCACTGCGGGCCTCGGCGACCGAGGCGGCGCTGGCGGGCGTGGGCCCGGACGGTGTGGCGGAGGCCGCGCGGTCGGCGGCCGAGGGAACCCGGCCGACCGGCGACCCCTCCGCCTCGCCCGCATACCGAGCACACCTGGCACGAGTGCTGACACGGCGTTCGGTGCTGGCCGCGGCAGGGATGGGGTGA
- a CDS encoding AAA family ATPase, which translates to MRERLEATGYLVDDGLAVACFLALKLRRPIFCEGDAGVGKTSLASAFAAALDAPLIRLQCYEGIDASQALYDWDFPRQLLHLRAAEAAGVTDADRLEGELYGRRFLVARPLLRALETQPCVLLVDEIDRADDEFEAFLLELLSEYTVTVPELGTLRAESPPVVVLTSNRTREVHDALKRRCLYHWFDHPGFARELAIVRRRLPGVTARLAEQVTGLVQALRTEDLVKPPGVAETIDWAEALDALGATEVDAELAISTLGSVLKYREDLERARGLDLAALLAVRGA; encoded by the coding sequence GTGCGGGAGCGGCTTGAGGCGACGGGGTATCTCGTCGACGACGGCCTGGCGGTCGCGTGCTTCCTCGCTCTGAAGCTGCGTCGGCCGATCTTCTGCGAGGGCGACGCGGGCGTGGGCAAGACCTCACTCGCGTCGGCCTTCGCCGCCGCGCTGGACGCTCCGCTGATCCGCCTCCAGTGCTACGAGGGCATCGACGCCTCCCAGGCACTCTACGACTGGGACTTCCCGCGCCAGTTGCTGCATCTGCGGGCGGCCGAGGCCGCCGGTGTCACCGACGCGGACCGTCTTGAGGGCGAGCTGTACGGGCGGCGGTTCCTGGTCGCCCGGCCGCTGCTGCGGGCCCTGGAGACCCAGCCGTGCGTGCTGCTCGTCGACGAGATCGACCGGGCCGACGACGAGTTCGAGGCGTTCCTGCTGGAGCTGCTGTCCGAGTACACGGTCACCGTCCCCGAACTCGGCACCCTGCGCGCCGAGTCGCCGCCCGTGGTGGTCCTCACCTCGAACCGGACCCGTGAGGTGCACGACGCACTGAAGCGGCGCTGCCTCTACCACTGGTTCGACCATCCCGGCTTCGCCCGTGAACTCGCCATCGTGCGAAGGCGGTTGCCGGGTGTGACGGCCCGGCTCGCCGAGCAGGTGACCGGCCTCGTACAGGCGCTGCGTACGGAGGATCTGGTGAAGCCGCCGGGGGTCGCGGAGACGATCGACTGGGCGGAGGCACTGGACGCGCTCGGCGCGACGGAGGTCGACGCGGAGCTGGCGATCTCCACGCTGGGGTCGGTGCTGAAGTACCGGGAGGACCTGGAGCGGGCCCGTGGGCTCGATCTGGCGGCGCTGCTCGCGGTGCGGGGCGCGTGA
- a CDS encoding vWA domain-containing protein, whose product MTGTERGASAEDRAGAPVDVPAVLVGFARALRAAGVDAGPDRVQAFLGALDVLRPGMRSDVYWSGRLTLCGSRDDLERYDRVFAAYFGGAASEGRRLRAAPPPRLRMTVRDAGPAPRARVEGERDAVPTAVLASSAEVLRHRDFAGLTDAERGQLRRLLAAFALRGELRRTARLRPARRGVVDPRRTVREVLRRGGEPAPPRMRARAERPRRVVLLVDVSGSMAAYADALLRFAHAAAHAAPHGGGRARTEVFTIGTRLTRVTRELTHRDPDTALAAVAAAVPDWRGGTRLGELLRGFLDRWGQRGMARGAVVVVLSDGWERGDPELLAAQMRRLHRLAHRVIWANPRKARPGYAPLAAGMAAALPSVDSFVEGHSLAALERLAAVVRGAGDA is encoded by the coding sequence GTGACCGGGACGGAGCGCGGGGCCAGCGCGGAGGACCGCGCCGGGGCGCCCGTCGACGTGCCCGCCGTCCTGGTCGGCTTCGCCCGTGCCCTGCGTGCCGCCGGGGTCGATGCGGGGCCGGACCGCGTACAGGCCTTCCTCGGCGCGCTCGACGTACTGCGGCCGGGGATGCGGTCCGACGTGTACTGGTCGGGGCGGCTGACCCTGTGCGGCAGCCGGGACGATCTGGAGCGGTACGACCGGGTGTTCGCCGCCTATTTCGGGGGCGCGGCGTCCGAGGGCCGGAGGTTGCGCGCCGCTCCCCCGCCAAGGCTGCGGATGACCGTACGGGACGCGGGGCCCGCTCCCCGTGCGCGGGTCGAGGGCGAGCGGGACGCCGTACCCACGGCCGTCCTCGCGAGCTCCGCCGAGGTGCTGCGGCACCGCGACTTCGCCGGGCTCACCGACGCCGAGCGGGGTCAACTCCGGCGGCTGCTGGCCGCGTTCGCGCTGCGGGGCGAGCTCCGGCGCACCGCCCGGTTGCGGCCGGCCAGGCGCGGGGTCGTCGATCCGCGGCGCACCGTGCGGGAGGTGCTGCGGCGGGGCGGCGAGCCCGCGCCGCCCCGGATGCGGGCGCGGGCCGAGCGGCCGCGCCGGGTGGTGCTGCTGGTGGACGTGAGCGGCTCGATGGCCGCGTACGCGGACGCGCTGCTGCGGTTCGCGCACGCCGCCGCGCATGCCGCCCCGCACGGCGGCGGCCGGGCGCGCACCGAGGTGTTCACGATCGGTACACGGCTGACCCGGGTGACCCGTGAGCTGACGCACCGCGACCCCGACACCGCGCTGGCCGCGGTCGCGGCGGCCGTGCCGGACTGGCGGGGCGGCACCCGGCTCGGCGAACTGCTGCGGGGCTTCCTCGACCGGTGGGGGCAGCGGGGCATGGCGCGCGGCGCGGTGGTCGTCGTGCTGTCGGACGGCTGGGAGCGCGGCGATCCCGAGCTGCTCGCGGCCCAGATGCGACGCTTGCACCGGCTGGCGCACCGGGTGATCTGGGCCAATCCGCGCAAGGCCCGTCCGGGCTACGCGCCCCTGGCCGCGGGTATGGCGGCGGCGCTGCCGAGCGTTGACTCATTCGTCGAGGGACACAGTCTGGCCGCGCTGGAACGTCTGGCGGCGGTGGTGAGAGGAGCGGGCGATGCGTGA
- a CDS encoding XdhC family protein gives MREILPALGRWYAEGSPFGLATVVAVSRSAPRDPGASMAVGPGDEVVGSVSGGCVEGAVFELAQDVVESGEARLETFGYSDEDAFAVGLTCGGEITLLVRPVTAALDPSFGAVAESVAAGRPVTVATVIDGPARRGATLAVWEDEVSGTLGTTGLDVAVTADARGELALGATGQRHYGPRGERREDSVTVFLHSFAPPPRMLVFGAIDYAAAVARIGSFLGYRVTVCDARPVFATPKRFPAGVEVVVEWPHRYLHATPTDERTVICVLTHDPKFDVPLLEEALRRPAAYIGAMGSRRTHDDRMKRLRDGGLDEAELARLRSPVGLDLGARTPEEVAVSVAAEIVALRWGGSGAPLTATGGEIHPRVR, from the coding sequence ATGCGTGAGATCCTCCCGGCGCTCGGCCGGTGGTACGCGGAGGGGTCGCCCTTCGGTCTCGCCACGGTCGTCGCCGTCAGCCGGAGCGCGCCACGGGACCCGGGCGCCTCCATGGCCGTGGGTCCCGGTGACGAGGTCGTGGGCAGCGTGTCCGGCGGCTGTGTCGAGGGTGCGGTGTTCGAGCTGGCCCAGGACGTGGTGGAGTCGGGCGAGGCACGGCTGGAGACGTTCGGGTACAGCGACGAGGACGCGTTCGCCGTCGGTCTGACCTGCGGCGGGGAGATCACCCTCCTCGTCCGGCCCGTCACGGCCGCCCTCGATCCGTCCTTCGGGGCGGTCGCGGAGTCGGTGGCCGCGGGCCGCCCGGTGACCGTGGCGACGGTGATCGACGGCCCGGCTCGGCGCGGGGCGACCCTCGCCGTCTGGGAGGACGAGGTGTCGGGCACGCTCGGCACGACCGGTCTGGATGTGGCGGTGACCGCCGACGCGCGGGGCGAACTGGCCCTGGGCGCCACGGGGCAGCGGCACTACGGTCCGCGCGGTGAGCGGCGCGAGGACTCCGTGACGGTCTTTCTGCACTCCTTCGCTCCCCCGCCGCGGATGCTGGTCTTCGGGGCGATCGACTACGCGGCCGCCGTGGCGCGCATCGGCTCCTTCCTCGGCTATCGCGTCACCGTGTGCGACGCCCGGCCCGTCTTCGCCACCCCGAAACGCTTCCCGGCTGGTGTGGAGGTCGTCGTGGAGTGGCCGCACCGCTATCTGCACGCCACCCCGACCGACGAGCGCACGGTGATCTGCGTCCTCACCCACGACCCCAAGTTCGACGTGCCGCTCCTGGAGGAGGCGCTGCGCCGGCCGGCCGCGTACATCGGGGCCATGGGCAGCCGGCGTACGCACGACGACCGGATGAAACGCCTGCGGGACGGCGGGCTCGACGAGGCCGAACTGGCCCGGCTGCGCTCGCCGGTCGGCCTCGACCTCGGAGCGCGAACGCCCGAGGAGGTGGCCGTGTCCGTCGCCGCCGAGATCGTCGCGCTGCGCTGGGGCGGCAGCGGTGCCCCGCTGACGGCGACGGGCGGGGAGATCCACCCGCGGGTGCGGTGA
- a CDS encoding aminoglycoside phosphotransferase family protein has product MSSGDPHAHDDVTIDADLVRRLLAVQFPQWAELPISPVPRSGMDNATFRLGNVLSVRLPRYPRWVGQVEREHRWLPLLAPRLPLTVSEPLAVGAPGEGYPFPWSVYRWLEGETATTEGLADPVRAAGQLAEFITELRKIDATDGPGPQWSNAFRGVPMGDERDSLAADAVVRPKIAELKGTVDTDAVTAVWEAALAAPAWDGPPVWFHGDLATGNLLSVDGHLSAVIDFGTLGVGDPAVDVLPAWKFLPDAARGTFREALGDDDATWARGRGWALAGSLPVLDDPFFQENPARVTTALRHLEAIIADHRDET; this is encoded by the coding sequence TTGTCATCCGGTGACCCGCACGCCCACGACGACGTGACCATCGACGCCGATCTCGTCCGCCGTCTGCTCGCCGTCCAGTTCCCCCAGTGGGCCGAACTCCCGATCTCACCGGTGCCCCGCTCCGGGATGGACAACGCGACGTTCCGGCTCGGCAACGTCCTGTCCGTACGACTGCCCCGCTACCCGCGCTGGGTCGGGCAGGTGGAGCGGGAGCACCGCTGGCTGCCGCTGCTCGCCCCGCGTCTGCCGCTGACGGTGTCCGAACCGCTCGCGGTGGGGGCGCCGGGGGAGGGCTATCCCTTCCCCTGGTCGGTCTACCGGTGGCTGGAGGGCGAGACGGCGACCACCGAGGGGCTCGCCGATCCGGTGCGGGCGGCCGGACAACTGGCCGAGTTCATCACGGAGTTGCGGAAGATCGACGCCACCGACGGTCCAGGACCGCAGTGGAGCAACGCGTTCCGCGGGGTGCCCATGGGCGACGAACGCGACTCGCTGGCCGCCGACGCCGTGGTCCGGCCGAAGATCGCCGAACTGAAGGGCACGGTCGACACCGACGCGGTGACGGCCGTGTGGGAGGCGGCGCTCGCGGCACCGGCCTGGGACGGACCGCCGGTCTGGTTCCACGGCGACCTCGCGACCGGCAACCTGCTGTCCGTCGACGGCCACCTCAGCGCCGTCATCGACTTCGGCACGCTCGGCGTCGGCGACCCCGCCGTCGACGTACTGCCCGCGTGGAAGTTCCTGCCCGACGCGGCACGCGGCACCTTCCGCGAGGCGCTCGGCGACGACGACGCCACCTGGGCACGCGGACGCGGCTGGGCACTCGCCGGATCACTTCCCGTACTCGACGACCCCTTCTTCCAGGAGAACCCGGCCCGAGTGACCACCGCCCTGCGCCACCTCGAAGCGATCATCGCCGACCACCGCGACGAGACCTGA
- a CDS encoding metallophosphoesterase family protein — protein sequence MRLLLMSDTHLPKRAKQLPAPLLAELPRADVVIHAGDWVDTATLDLLESRSNRFIGVYGNNDGPELRARLPEIARADLDGLRVGVVHETGAAQGREARCATRFPDLDVLVFGHSHIPWDTTAPTGLRLLNPGSPTDRRRRPHCTYMTAAVKNGELTDVRLHRLPPREPADG from the coding sequence GTGCGCCTCCTCCTGATGTCCGACACCCACCTCCCCAAGCGCGCCAAGCAACTTCCCGCGCCACTCCTCGCCGAACTCCCGCGCGCCGACGTCGTGATCCACGCGGGCGACTGGGTGGACACCGCCACCCTCGACCTCCTGGAGAGCCGCTCGAACCGGTTCATCGGCGTGTACGGCAACAACGACGGCCCCGAGCTGAGGGCCCGCCTCCCCGAGATCGCCCGGGCCGACCTCGACGGCCTGCGCGTCGGAGTCGTCCACGAGACCGGCGCCGCCCAGGGCCGCGAGGCGCGCTGTGCCACCCGCTTCCCGGACCTCGACGTCCTGGTCTTCGGCCACAGCCACATCCCCTGGGACACCACGGCCCCGACCGGCCTGCGCCTCCTCAACCCGGGCTCGCCCACCGACCGCCGACGCCGGCCGCACTGCACATACATGACGGCGGCGGTGAAGAACGGCGAGCTCACCGACGTACGACTCCACCGGCTGCCGCCCCGAGAACCGGCGGACGGCTGA